Within the uncultured Methanobrevibacter sp. genome, the region TTATAAATGATTTTAATGTTTTTTTCTTTTATATTTTTTTGTAAATATTGTTGTCCTCTTAATTGATTTCTCCTATGGATAATAGTAACCTTACATCCTATATTTTCTAAGAAAAGAGCTTCTTGCAATGCACTATTTCCACCTCCAACTATTATGACATCTTTATCCTTAAAGAATAATCCATCACAAGTTGCACAGTAACTGACTCCTTTTCCCAAATATTCTTCTTCTCCAGGAATTCCTAGATGTTTATGAGAACTGCCTGTAGCTAAAATCACAGTTTTTCCATAATATGTTTCTTTATTTGTTTTAACCATGAATTTATCAGTGGATTTTATTATGTCTTCTACTTTTTCTGTTTCATGTAATTCTACATATTTTATGCATTGTTCTTTTATTTTTTCAACTAATTCTAATCCAGAAATCATATCAAATCCAGGATAATTTTCCATTTCAGGGACTTCACGACCTATTCCTCCAGCTAATCCTTTATCTAATATTAATGTTTTTGTTCCTTGTCGACCAGCATAAATTCCTGCAGTTAATCCTCCAGGTCCTGCTCCAACTATAATTATATCATATGTTTTCATAGGGTTAACCTCAATTTATTATATTATTTGAGATTATTTAAAAGTAGTGGATTTATCAGTATTTTGTTTAAAAAAGAAAAAAGAGATTAATTATTCGTTTTTACGATATCTGTAATAACCAAAGATTAAAACAGCAAAAACAATAATTAATATGATTATATAAGGTATAATATTATTTTGTGTTTGTTTTGAAACATCATTATCAAGAAGTTCATGAACACTTTGTTTTGAATCACTTGATTTAGATGGTTCTTGTGGAATATCTGTTCCTACATTTATATTATTACTTTCAGTAGAATTACTAACTACTTTATTTGCATTTGATGTAAATTTATTGATTTCATTAGCTATTTCTGAAATTATATTAGTTAGTGTATTTTCTGTTGTTTGTGTAGTATTGGTCATGTCGTTAGTTGGATTTGTTGTATTTGTTATAGTATTATTTTCATTAGTAGGATGTTTTGGAGTAGTTGGAGTTGGATTAGGATTATATGGTTTTCCTGTAGGTGATTTGATTAAACCACTTTTATCTAAAATTATCTCAGAAATATTATTTGTTTTAAAATAATTGTTATCAATAATAGAATTTTTTGCAGTAGTCCTTTCAAAATAGAAAATAACATTATTTTCAATGTAATTATCTGTTATAATATTGTCTCTAAATATTA harbors:
- the trxB gene encoding thioredoxin-disulfide reductase, with protein sequence MKTYDIIIVGAGPGGLTAGIYAGRQGTKTLILDKGLAGGIGREVPEMENYPGFDMISGLELVEKIKEQCIKYVELHETEKVEDIIKSTDKFMVKTNKETYYGKTVILATGSSHKHLGIPGEEEYLGKGVSYCATCDGLFFKDKDVIIVGGGNSALQEALFLENIGCKVTIIHRRNQLRGQQYLQKNIKEKNIKIIYNTIVEKIKGKTFVESVILKNIETNNCIELKTSGVFISIGYIPHNKLAKKLNVKLNENGEIITDKHQKTNVKNVYSAGDICGGLRQWIVACGEGAIAATSAYIDIQQSD